The DNA region gaagatattaagtctttcagGAGGacactgaaaactttcttgttctctaagagCTTTGATGGGGTGGATTTGAGAATAAGTGAccaatatgctgtgtgaaatgttgaatgctttcgaacgaacatcataaaaggactgtggaggtcctgtagagagtagggttcccttgctgtataggaccagaaaagctgcccttaaagtaaagtaagtaataacACAATTCCGGAAAATTACGTATTTTTTAGAGATTTTAGATATTTTGGAATTAAATTCTGTGCCTAACTGATCTAGATTTCTTGGAGCCTAGAGGGAAGAATCTTGAAAAATAAGGACCTTGTAACACAGCcattaatgtctagattttttttctttttttttttctgacagtacCCACTAAGTTATTGGACAAAATAGTTATAAATGGGTTTGATGTTTTACAGATGCCTCTTCACAGGATATAATAAATAGTAGAGGTTGTGATAAAGTTATGTAAAGTCACTGACTATAGAAACATTCATATGTTGTTTGTGGAGACATCAATTTTTGAATGGATGAcccatcaaatcctgatgctttagcatttagtgagatattggaatcatatcaattggtgaataatttcGATAgtgcaacaactttaactgaacGAACGAGATAAAATTACTGGAGGTGATGTAGAGAGTAGgtttccctgctgtacaggaccggaaAACAGCTGTGAAAGTAAAGTATATACAGTCTGCCTGTAATGTCTGTTCACAATATATCTTATTCGGCAAATGGTTAATTTTAGTGGTAATTTAAATAAAGCATGTTGATACCTGTTGTTATCCCTTTAGGAAGAAGTGTAATTATGAAGATGGTTGTCTAAACATTTCCTGTTTGATACAACTCTTTGTCTTTCTGTTTCAGCCTGATCGCATTTCGTCTGTTGGTCAGGGGTGCCATCTGAAGGACGGTAAGGTAAGTAAACGATTTTACGATTTTGTTAAATAATTTCcgagatatatgtactgtattttggTTTTGGGTCATTCTGCGTCCAGAGTGAATTTTGTCATTCCTGTTGTGTAGGGCAGTGTTAAATTGCTAAATATCAGTTTCGTTGTAAGTGACCTCAGCGGTTATGACGCCAGATTGCGCCAATAAATCTGTCAAAAGATCGATAAGCAATTTAAGCTGGTTAATTCACTGATCACACTTGTTTTACATTTTCTTTGAGATGGAAGTGAATGCTATTTGGTCGtttgtattttgaatatttaattttataatgGGAATTTTAAGAATACTCGTTTAGTTTCCAAAAAAAGAAGTTTAAGACAATGAGCTTTTTAATATTCTAGCAATTTTTTCTAATCTTGTTAGTGTATATGATATCTTATGTAGATCTTCTTTCTCAAGCCTCTTAATAATTCTCATGAAACGGTGTCGCGTGAAATCATCCTTTACAGTCGTGGCCTTGGTGATGTAGATTTTGGCTGTAGTCAGCACTCTTACGACATCAAACTTGCAAGTTTCATATATAGTTATGCATTGCGAGTAATTTGGATATTTAAGGTAAACATATTTGATTGTGATATTGTGCTTTAGGTTTTGAAATTGAAAGGACTGCGATAAATTAGTTTAATCTGTTAACAGCtagatgttaatgtttttatatagtATTCCCTCCCTTCTGGATTCTTATTCCATTGAAAACACCACGGGGCTTAGTATCAGAAAACCCGTTTTAGTCCCTGACCATTCATGCAGTTATTAACCTTTCATTAGATAAAGTAATATTATGGTCTTACTTTAAAGTCAATCCAAGTAATTATTAATTCAACAGGTAAATAGAAAGAAATGAGAAGCTTACGTAGAAGTTTTCTTAGTTTATGTTTTCACATTATAacctgattcatcatcatcatctccttctacgcttattgacgcaaagggcctcggttagattttgcctgtcgtctctataTTAAGCTCTTCCTTGAATTactttatttaaatatgtatgtatcattatcatcatctccccctacgcctattgacgcaaaggcccaatggcctcggttagatttcgccagtcgcctatATCttaagcttttagttcaatacttctttcttcatctacttcgcgcttcatagtcctcagcccttgtggagcccagctgaacgtttggtgaactaatctcttggggagtgcccttattcactatggagaaaagatcgagaaaatatactgccaaatataaactaaACAAGCTGTAAATGAAGGCGAGAAAGCAAACAATATTCAGAGCTATTATTCTTTGGAATCAGGGAAAACTGTGTCCGGAAGTTAATGAAACAAAAGGGAATTTAGTTGGAACCTATGGATTTGCAAATCGCGTAATTAAATGTaaatgccttattattattattattattattattattattattattattattattattattattacttgctaagctacaatcctagttgaaaaagcaggatgctagaagcccagaggctccaacggggaaaatagcccagtgagaaaaggtaacaaggaaaaataaaatattttaagaagagtaacaacgttataatacatatctcctatataaactacaaaaactttaacaagaaagaagaagagcaataagatagaatagtgtgccagagtgtaccctctagcaagtgATGATAGAGTTGAACATTTCTTCCATTgagttttatttcttcttttattcgAGATGATCAGGGTATTTATCAGCATCATTATTTAgtgaacaaataaagaaataatgcaCTTGGTTTGATATAAGAACGATGATTCAgcatgtatatatgaaagatctgttctaatgttgttactgttctttaaacattttaattgtttactactcttgtagttgatttacttctttttttccttttctgacggggctttttttccattttggagcccttgggcttaatagcgttctgcttttccaattagggttgtagcctagctagtaataatattaataatgatattgtcaAGATTAATATATGAAAGAGATGAAAATATAAATGCAGAAAGCATACATTGTATCGGAAGTGGGGTTGTACCATATTACATAAACGATGCAGACATTCATTAACCTGACAGACTGgaaagtaacgtccctgactggtgaatgccaaactggggttcgagtcccgctcaaacttgttagtttctgtggtcgctgcaacctcaccatccttgtgagctaaggaggggaatTTGGTGtagtctataggtttatctgctgagtcatcagcagctgtttccgggccttccttggtcctagcttggatggagagcaggcttggttgctgatcgtatggttagtctctagggcattgtcctgcttgatagggcaacgtcactgtcccttgcctctgccgttcatgagtggcatttaaacctttaaacatgatggCAAAAGTTTCCATTAGAGTCCGGTATCGTTTCTTTCCGCCAAATGCTTTGGAAATAAACTTAGGCGATTAACCCTTCCCATGGTTCGGCCAATGACATCAACTGGAGTCTTTACAATGCAATTAGCGCCTTCGATGCCTCGGAGTTTGGGCGTTTCTTTGATCGTGTTTGCTTGAATTCGGTGATGCGTCTTCCACCTAATAGGACGTGAAGACAACCTTCACTGAATGGGGCGGGAAGACGTTTTTCACGGAATGGGGCGGGAAGACGTCTTTCACGGAATGGGCGGGAAGGCGTCTTTCATGGAATAGGGCGGGAAGACGTCTTTCACGGAATGGGCGGGAAGGCGTCTTTCATGGAATAGGGCGGGAAGACGTCTTTCACGGAATGGGCGGGAAGGCGTCTTTCATGGAATAGGGCGGGAAGACGTCTTTCACGGAATGGGCGGGAAGGCGTCTTTCATGGAATAGGGCGGGAAGACGTCTTTCACGGAATGGGCGGGCTGGAGTCTTTCACGGAATGGAGCGATAAGAAGTCTCACGGAATAGGGTGGACGTCTTCACCAAATAGGGCGGTAAGACATCTTTCACCGAATAGGGCGAGAAGACGTCTTTCACCGAATAGGGCGAGAAGACGTCTTTCACCGAATAGGGCGGGAAGACGTCTTTCACCGAATAGGGCGGGAAACATCTTTCACGGAATGGGCAGGAAGGCGTCTTTCATGGAATGGAGCAGGAAGACGTTTTTCACGGAATAGGGTGGAAAGACGTCTTTCACCGAATAGGGCTGTAAGACGTCTGTCACCGAATAGGGCGGGTAGACGTCTGTCACCGAATAGGGCGGGTAGACGTCTTCACAGAATAGGGCGGGTAGACGTCTTTCACCGAATAGGGCGGGAAGATGTCTTTCACCGAACGGGGCGGGAAGACGTCTTTCACCGAATGGAGCGGGAAGACGTCTTTCACCGAATAGGGCGGGAAGACGTCTTTCACCGAATAGGGCGGGAAGACGTCTTTCACCGCATAAGGCGGGAAGACGTCTTTCACCGCATAGGGCGGGAAGACGTGTTTCACTGAATGAGGCGGGAAGACGTCTTTCACCGAATGGAGCGGGAAGACGTCTTTCACCGAATAGGGCGGGAAGACGTCTTTCACCGCATAGGGCGGGAAGACTTCTTTCACCCCATAGGGCGGGAAGACGTCTTTCATGGAATGGGGCGGGAAGACGTCTTTCACCGAATAGGGCGGGAAGACGTCTTTCACCGAATAGGACGAGAAGACGTCTTTCATGGAATAGGGTGGAAAGACGTCTCATGGAATAGGGCGGGAAGACGTCTTTCACCGAATGGGGCGGTAAGACGTCTTTCACCGAATGGGGCGGGAAGATGTCTTTCACCGAATGGGGCAGTAAGACGTCTTTCACCGAATGGGGCGGTAAGACGTCTTTCACGGAATGGGCAGGAAGGCCTCTTTCGCTGAATAAGGCGGGAAGACGTCTTTCACCGAATAGGGCGGGAAGACGTCTTTCACCACATAGGGCGGGAAGACGTCTTTCACGGAATGGGCGGGAAGGCATCTTTCACTGAATGGGGTGGGAAGACGTCTTTCACGGAATAGGGGGGAAAGACGTCTCACGGAATAGGGCGGTAAGTTGTCTTTCACAGAATAGGGCGGGAAGACGTCTTTCACCGAATAGGGCGGGAAGACGTCTTTCACCGAATAGGGCGGGAAGACGTCTTTCACCGAATAGGGCGGGAAGACGTCTTTCACCGAATAGGGCGGGAAGACGTCTTTATCGGAATGGGGCAGTAAGACGTCTTTCACGGAATGGGGCGGTAAGACGTCTTTCACGGAATGGGGCGGGAAGACGTCTTTCACCGAATGGGGCGGGGAAGACGTCTTTCACCAAATAGGGCGGGAAGACATTTTTTACCGAATAGGGCGGGAAGAGATCTTTTTCTGAATAGGGCGGGAAAACGTCTTTTACGAATAGGTCTGAAAGACGCAGCCGGTTTGTTTCATGTACATTTTAAATGCTTGAGTGTATTCTCAATTATTGGATCACATATCTTAATattttttgtattgtattttttataCTCATTTTCGACTGAACAACTGCGAGAATTTATCATTGATCTTGATGTATCTTGATACAGAaattgatacacacatatatacagtatatatatatatatatatatatatatatatatatatatataatggggttcgagtcctactcagtccttagttcatttggtcgccgctgcaatctcaccatcagcagccattgcctggccctccttggtcctggcttgggtggagaggggcttggacgctaattatacattacgcacacacacacacacacacacacatatatatatatatatatatatatatatatatatatatataaataaaaatatatatatatatatatatatatatatatatatatatatatatatatatatatattatatatggtcattctctaggatattgtcctacttgatagggcaatgtcccttgccactgctattcatgagtttccattaaacctttaatgaaaTCACAAAAGGGAAGGAAGTGATTCTTCCTTTTGCTTAATACGGAGTTCTTAAGTATGAGTTATCTGAAGTGATCTGTATACGTTGTTTTATTGTAGTTCAAACAAAGAGAAACCGGGATAATATGCAGTAATGTACTGTATAGTGAATTTAATTTGGTTTTATGATCTCAAAGTTTTTACTAATCGCTCAGTagtgttattaataaaattttatacatgtatttatacactcAAGTATAGGCTATGTACTGTCTGTATAGGCtatgtactatacagtatatatatatatatatatatatatatatatatatatatatatatatatatgtgtgtgtgtgtgtgtgtgtatgtgtgtgtgtgtaaatatttgtatataaatttatatataaatatatatttatatatatagcatatgtatatttatatatacatgtatatatatatatatatatatatatatatatatatatatatttatatatatatatatttatatatatatatatatatatatatatatatatgtatatatatatatttatatgtatgtatgtgtatatatatatatatatatatatatatatatatatatatatatatatatatatatacacacatacatataatagttATTTGTGTGTTCTTTGCATAAGATGTTTGAAGTCTTCTTATCTATTGATGAAATTGCATTCAGATACACGCTTTTAGTAATGTTTGTTAGAATATCATGAAATTCTATCACTTCTTT from Palaemon carinicauda isolate YSFRI2023 chromosome 35, ASM3689809v2, whole genome shotgun sequence includes:
- the LOC137627204 gene encoding uncharacterized protein; translated protein: MKDVFSSYSVKDVFPPYSVKDVFPPHSMKDVFPPYGVKEVFPPYAVKDVFPPYSVKDVFPLHSVKDVFPPHSVKHVFPPYAVKDVFPPYAVKDVFPPYSVKDVFPPYSVKDVFPLHSVKDVFPPRSVKDIFPPYSVKDVYPPYSVKTSTRPIR